In one window of Desulfonatronospira thiodismutans ASO3-1 DNA:
- a CDS encoding chemotaxis protein CheW, protein MDNAKAGLSNTYLTFYLDQDLFGLNIDSVREVLEYTSITKVPRTEDYMLGVINVRGHAVPVVDLRVKFGLGQGEKTVDTCIIIVELSIHEESSIMGALVDGVQEVLDIPPEQIEKAPRLGSKIDTQFIRGIGKLEDKFVIILDIQSVFSVEELSSITEKSDQVSAESVASGTG, encoded by the coding sequence ATGGACAATGCAAAAGCTGGTCTAAGCAACACCTACCTTACATTTTATCTGGATCAGGACCTGTTCGGGCTGAATATAGATTCAGTGCGTGAGGTCCTGGAATATACCAGTATCACCAAGGTTCCCAGGACTGAAGACTATATGCTGGGGGTGATAAATGTCCGCGGCCATGCAGTCCCAGTGGTGGACCTGCGGGTCAAGTTCGGCCTGGGGCAGGGGGAAAAGACCGTGGACACCTGCATCATTATCGTGGAGCTGTCCATCCATGAGGAATCCAGCATCATGGGGGCCCTGGTGGACGGGGTGCAGGAAGTGCTGGATATCCCCCCGGAGCAGATTGAAAAGGCTCCCAGGCTGGGCAGCAAGATAGACACCCAGTTTATTCGCGGAATAGGCAAGCTGGAGGACAAGTTTGTTATCATCCTGGATATCCAGTCTGTATTCAGCGTTGAGGAGCTTAGCTCCATAACCGAAAAGTCTGATCAGGTATCAGCTGAAAGCGTGGCCTCAGGTACAGGCTGA